A stretch of Apis cerana isolate GH-2021 linkage group LG1, AcerK_1.0, whole genome shotgun sequence DNA encodes these proteins:
- the LOC107994700 gene encoding uncharacterized protein LOC107994700: MDSACQNSDFSNKYLLSQLNIARKEINNLRQQIKSLRYIHEKDVDDIKRLLESYKNGSSMSETKVIGSNDVKPSTSTDNDAIKLKPIGVISTCFPSKRATPRQTGVCGKVPGKLLLYNSIFTNPDHALEGLQDFSHLWVLFYFHRNESTHVRAKVAPPRLNGTKTGVFSTRSPHRPCPIGLSLVKITSIENHTIYFEGVDMVDQSPVLDIKPYIPQYDSPLCFEKLRNRSQESNIDDAFDCIEETARNQICGTTSVSLGDDTRNLFSESCYRKTIHKTSQETDISRDEEIALRLQAEEFQRNSNFENYTNIRHFSELNDITLHNNSTLRHNVDVTGIHRTPHTFSDTLSDTRSSLNIIRHNILPSNVEQSESLLDINNGLQNININGRTNIESAHESRNVESNYTETHASRSRLLDGADGPNTICGTDIDLIHRRSLNSRIDNSPIRMGVREAPDGEEGLESQILTPQHLPNQVIRTTSNNSFPDNGDAHLIFSSELRNAEDRESRANSSSEVRIPEWISRPRTPLCVVFNDRALIQLNEILGTKINDQKIAIENVLREDPRSVYLRQRWGSQFYTFLIHDLHITCRFDDNHGIVTVFQVKHAGRICECGEPEWQCLGHSPPSS, from the exons ATGGATTCTGCGTGTCAAAATTCGGActttagtaataaatatttgcttaGTCAGTTAAATATAgctagaaaagaaattaacaatttaag acaACAAATAAAAAGTCTTCGATACATTCATGAAAAAGATGTTGATGATATAAAACGTCTTTTGGAATCATACAAAAATGGATCATCTATGTCTGAAACAAAAGTTATAGGTTCCAATGATGTGAAACCTAGCACTAGTACAGATAATGatgctataaaattaaaaccaatTGGAGTAATATCTACTTGTTTTCCTAGTAAACGTGCTACACCCAGACAAACAGGAGTCTGTGGAAAAGTACCAggaaaactattattatataattcaatatttaccaATCCTGATCATGCACTTGAAGGATTACAAGATTTTTCACATTTgtg GGTCCTATTCTACTTTCATAGAAATGAATCCACACATGTTCGTGCCAAAGTTGCACCACCAAGATTAAATGGTACAAAAACAGGTGTATTTTCTACACGTTCTCCACATCGTCCATGTCCAATTGGTTTAAGTTTAGTAAAAATTACAAGTATAGAAAatcatacaatatattttgaagGTGTAGATATGGTTGATCAATCACctgtattagatataaaacCCTATATACCACAATATGACAGTCCATTATGttttgagaaattaagaaatagatCACAAGAATCCAATATAGATGATGCATTTGATTGCATAGAAGAAACTGCCAGAAATCAAATATGTGGTACAACTAGTGTTAGTCTTGGAGATGAcacaagaaatttattttcagaatctTGTTATAGAAAAACTATTCATAAAACAAGTCAAGAAACAGATATTTCTAGAGATGAAGAAATTGCTTTAAGATTACAAGCTGAAGAGtttcaaagaaattctaatttcgaaaattataccAATATAAGACATTTTTCTGAATTAAATGATATCACTTTGCACAATAATAGTACATTACGACATAATGTAGATGTAACTGGTATACATAGAACTCCTCATACATTTTCTGATACTTTATCTGATACAAGATCaagtttgaatataattagacACAACATTCTTCCGTCTAATGTTGAACAATCAGAAagtttattagatataaataatggattacaaaatattaatataaatggtcGTACTAATATTGAATCAGCACATGAATCGAGAAATGTAGAATCTAATTATACAGAAACACATGCTTCTCGATCTAGACTTTTAGATGGAGCTGATGGACCAAATACCATTTGTGGTACAGATATAGATTTAATTCATAGACGATCATTAAATTCAAGAATCGACAATTCTCCCATAAGAATGGGGGTACGAGAAGCTCCTGATGGAGAAGAAGGATTAGAATCACAAATTCTCACTCCGCAACATTTACCGAATCAAGTAATAAGAACTACATCAAATAATAGTTTTCCAGACAATGGAGAtgcacatttaatattttcttctgaaTTGAGAAATGCTGAAGATAGAGAATCAAGAGCTAATTCTTCTTCAGAAGTAAGAATTCCAGAATGGATATCAAGACCTCGAACACCTCTATGTGTAGTATTTAACGATCGtgctttaattcaattaaatgaaatcttaGGAACTAAAATTAACGATCAAAAGATTGCAATTGAAAATGTATTGCGCGAAGATCCTAGATCTGTATATTTAAGACAACGATGGGGTAGtcaattttatactttcttaATTCACGATTTACATATCACTTGTAGATTTGATGACAATCACGGCATAGTAACAGTTTTCCAAGTCAAACACGCTGGTCGTATTTGCGAATGTGGAGAACCTGAATGGCAATGCTTGGGTCATTCACCACCCTCATCTTAA